The sequence below is a genomic window from Methylotuvimicrobium alcaliphilum 20Z.
ATTTCCAAATGCGGTTTATGTCCTTCGCAATATTTAACCGCATTGCCGATCAAATTCTGAAACAAACGAATCATTTCATCCGGACTCGCATACACTTGAGGCCACTCGCCGTCGATATCGATGATCGCCTTCGACTCGTTGATGATGGCAGCCAATACAACGAGCGACTCGTTGAGCACTTCGAGACTGTCTACCCGGCGCATTGCCTCGGTTTTACGACCGACACGGGAAAACTCGAGTAATGACATAATCATCGCATCCATGCGTTTAGCCCCTTCAAGCACGAAATTAAAATTAAGCTGTCCGTCTTCGTCTAATTTACCCTTCAAATCGTTCGCTAAGAATTGCAAATGCCCAATGATGCTTCGCAAAGGCTGACGCATATCATGAGAAACGCTGTAAGCGAATTGTTCGAGATCGGCATTCGACTGCTGCAAGGCTTCAGTTTTCCGCTCGAGTTGTTCGGTCGCACGCCGCCGCTCCATTTCACTCGCGGCACGCGTTGCAAATACCTTCAATAAAGACAACAAGAATTCGGGATTATCGATCGGTTTGACATCCATCAACCCCATATGCCCCAAAAATTGGCCTTGACTATCCGACAACGGTATTCCTACATAACTTTCCACGGCGTTTTGTTTTAGCCAAATATCATCCGGAAAATATTCGGCGACTTTTTCCGAAAAGACGCTAATCCGCTTTTTAATAACATTCTCGCAAGGCGTGCCGCAAATATCGTAACTAAAATTTTCGCCGACCATTTCACCGTTCCAAAACGCAATAGTTCGCGCTTTTCGAATATCGCTACTATCTATTTCGGCAACGAAAGCAAAACGCATGTTCAATACGTTCGCCAAGCATTCAACCAACGACGCAAAAAAAGTTTCCCCGACAACGGACGACGTTCCTTTAATAATCGCCTCCAGCGTATTGCGCGTTTGTGTCAAAAGCTCGGACTTTTGTAACACAAGCCGGCGTTCCGCCTGTAATTTCTTATTGACCCTCCATAGACTCAAACTCAATAACGAGATCAAAGCGGCAATGACTACAGCGGAAATAATTAGCAGCGAATAACGCCGCCAAACATCCTCAAGCGTAAAACGAGGCGGCGAATCGAAAGGTGGTAAACGCAAGTCTCGCAACAAATCCGCCACGGCGGTGTAATCGGCCGGAATGGTAAAACCACGAATTGCTAATTGGCGCGTAACCTCGGGATTGTCGGTCAATAAGAATAAAGCGGCGACAACGCGACGAGCCAGCGTTTCGTTAATATGCGGCAAAGATGCAATAGGCCATTCGGGAAACAAACGCGTCGATATCGCAGCAGGAAAATCGGGTAAATCTTGACGATTTAGTACCTGCACTCGGGCCATGTCGAGTTTTCCTTGCAGAGCCATCGACTCGAGCACACCGCTACGCACAAAACCGACCTCGGCATCGCCGTTAAATACGGCTTCTATGACCCGGTCATGAGGCATCCCTGTTACGAATGGCTTAAAATCCTGACCGGCATATAAATTATTTTTCATTAATTCATGAGCCTGCATTTGATAGCCACCCAACGACCGGGGCGTGGCGACGGCAACCGTTTTTCCGCGCAAATCGGACAAATGCTGAAGCTCTTTACGATCAGTCAGTGTAAAAATAACGCCGCCAAATGCCGAAAGCGCTTGACCGCCCTCGCTTTTAACCAACGTTGCCAAAGGCGCCGACAAACCGCTTCGGTAAGCCATTAACCAATAATGCGATGGATTCGTCAAAATAAAATCGATTTGACGCGTCGCGACTGCCTGCTCCAACTCCTCATAATTCATGGCCTCGACACTAAATTCGCAATCCGGAATCGCTTGATTCAAAATATCGGCCAGCGGTTGATATTGCTTCTGAATATAGTCTTTAGAACGATAAGCCAAGACACCGATTTTCAGAGGTTCGGCTAAAACAGTTGACTCAAAAAGAACGCACAAAAAAGCTAGCCCGACACAACAAGAAGCGTTTTTGCAAATCCCGGCATATTTTTTCATCGGACCATCCTGCATCCAACACACATCAGTCCCCGGAAATTCATACGCCCTTTTGATCGAAAACCAGTCTAAGAATAAAAGGTATGGGGTGTGTCTATCGAGGACCGCCGTGAATCCATCCATGGAGGCTTGACGGCAGCGCCCCCTGCTGCCGACATCCTCGCTAGCCACACCCCATACCTTCATAAAGTTAACCATTTGTTGAGTATAAAGGGAGTAAGGCTTCTTACTGATCTCTCAAGCGTTGCAGCCAACTTTCCGCCGGCTCGGGTTTACCGTATAAATACCCTTGATAAATCACTCGGCCGCGAGCTTTCAAAAAATCGCTCTGCGCTTGAGTTTCCACCCCTTCAGCCACCACTTGCAAGCTCAAATGTTGCGCAACCGCTAAAATAGTTTCGACCAGTGCGGCATCGTTCGGATCGGTCGGCGCATCTTGTATGAAACTTTTATCGATTTTTATTTCATGTATCGGCAAGCGTTTCAAATAAGCCAAGCTCGAATAGCCGGTGCCGAAATCATCCATTGAAAAATGAATGCCCATCGTCGACAATATAGTCATCTTAGCCACGACATCTTCAAGATTACCGATCATTAACCCTTCGGTCACTTCCAAAACCAAATGCGTCGGATCGGCACCGCTCAACATCAATTGCCGCTTTATTTCCCCCACGAAATCCGAACGTTCGAAATGCCTCGGACTAATATTTACCGAAAGCCGAATCGAGCGGCCTTCGCCATCGAGCTCGGCCAATATCCTGCAAACCGAACCGAGCATCCAGCGATCGAGCGCTACGATCAAATCGGTCGCTTCGGCCAGCGGAATAAATACTCCGGGCATGATCAAGCCTCGTTCAGGATGCTGCCAACGCACCAGAGACTCCGCTCCTACCTGGATACCGTCGCTATCGACCTGTGGCTGCAAATAAAGTTTGAGTTGTCCTTCGGCGATCGCCGTACGCAATTCACCTTCGAGCTTGAAACGCTCCTTGACCGCATCCCCCATCGTAGTTTCGAAGAACACAACACGTCCTCCGCCTTCGGTTTTGGCGCGATGCATGGCCATATCGGCCTGACGTAATATATCGATTGCTGTTTCACCGTTTCCTTCCGAACACAGTGCGATTCCGACCGCAGCATCGAGATGCATTAGCTCACCCTCGACCTCGAAACCGCGGCGCAATTCAGCCCGCAATTTTTCCGCCAGCGCTAACGCTTCTCGTCCAAACGCTTCTTGCGTAGGCGCTTGACGTGTCAGCAAAACGGCAAACTCGTCGGAATCCAATCTTGCCAATAGATCATCATCACTCAATGCATCAAGCAAACGAGTAGCGACGGTTTTCAGTAATTCATCGCCGATTGCCAGTCCGCGAGCTTCATTGATGTCCTTAAAACGGTCAAGATTTAATAAGAGCACACCGGCAAATCGACCTTCCCGAGAAGCGGCAATCAAGGTTTGCTCCAATTCCTTCAAGAACAGAGCCCGGTTGCCTAAACCGGTCAGCGGGTCGCGCCACGCCAATTTTTCGGCCGCCTCTTGTGCGCGTCTGATTTCGCTTAGATCGGCAAATACGGCGATATATTGCGTCACGTTCCCGCGCTCGTCCCTAACCGCGCTGATCGTTTCCCATTCCAGAAACATCTCCCCGTTCTTGCGCCGATTCCAGATTTCGCCGGCCCATTCTCCTTTATTCTGCAGCGCTCGCCACATCGCCGCCCAAAACGACTTACTGTATCGCCCGGAGTTTAACAGGCGTGGGTTTTTTCCTTGCACTTCGGCTTCGGTATAACCGGTAATGCGCGTAAAAGCAGGATTAACGGCAATAATGTTCGCATCGGCATCAGTCACCATGATCGCTTCGCCGGCCGTCTCAAAGACTCGGGTGGAAAGTCTATGGCGCGCCTCGGCTTGTTTACGCTCGTCAATATCGCGCCCAACCACAACCAAGCCTTTACGGCGACCATCATCATGAAACAACGGAATTTTAATAATCTCAAACGTTCGCGAAGATCCGTCGGGGCGTGGGATGTCTTCTTCAACCCGGGTAATGACTCCGGCTTGCCAAGCTTTTTCGTCGCTGGCCTCACAGGCTAAAAAAGACTCTTTATAAAAGTCTTGGTAAACCGCTAGCTCGGAATCTTTTTTACCTCGATAATCGACATGCTCCAAACCGAATAATTTCAAATCGAAATCGTTCGCTTCGAGCCAACGCCCTTCTCCATCCTTAAAGCAAACGATATCCGGCAGCGCATTGATTAACGTCCGCAAATGCATGCCGGTTTCGGCCAAACGTTGCTCAAGGCGTCCTCGGCTAACCGCATAACGAATCGCACGCACCAATCCATCGGTTTCGAAACGACCTTTGACTAAATAATCCTGGGCTCCGCAATCCAATGTCCGCAATGCGAATTGACTATCGTCATTACCGGTCAAGACAATCAACGGCAAAGTTCCGGCGGCTTGACGAACCGCATCTACGGTATCGAGCCCACTCGAGTCGGGCAGAGTCAAATCGAGCAAAACTACATCGAGCGAACCGTCCTGCAACTGGCGTTTAGCTTCGGTTAAGTTCGTCGACCAAATAATTTCGAAATGGACGTCCCGAGACGCACGCAAAGCCTGACGCACCAAATTAGCATCGCCGGGATCGTCTTCCACCATTAATATCCGGTAAGATCCGGTGTTTGGCATCATTTGTTAAACGTTTGAAGGGTAATCATCATTGGGAATAATTATAAAGGTATCCGAAAATTTTTTACTCATTGGTTTTTATTTATCGCTTTTGCTACTTCTTTTCGATCGAAAAAACCGTCTAAGGAATATGCACAAAATAACTGCTACAAGTAGTAGGCTTTGCGGTGATTCGGTGACTCGCTTGACAGGACGCCGTGAATACTTCCATGTAGGCTTGACGGCGGCGACTGATTGCCAAGGATGGCATGAATGCAGATTTTGCAGGAGCAAAAATCTGCCCTGCCGCCGACACCTGTCAATCGAGCCACCGAACCCCCTCCCAGAAGTTATCGAAGTTATTTCATGCTCGTTCCTAAAGAGCAAGAGATGTGCGATGTATATAACGAGATAAGACACTTGTAAAATGAAATGAATAAACTAAGCTCTTCTGTATAAAAAAACCATAAGAAAAATCGATCTCGTAACGCTCCGACGCATTCTTTACAAACTACCCTTGCAATCCGAGACACCAGCCGAACACCTGCTTAGAAATTACAGTATGACTCACGGATGATCGTCGATCTTGTCTATTGATACTTGACTACCCGGACACCTATCCCCATGCCGTTTAGAACCGATTACGACTACTCCACCGAAGAAAACATTCAATTTATGCATCGCATCGTTAAACTCATGATGCAGCATAAAATCACTCCGACCCCAATCAATTATGCCGTATTTTACGAATACACCGCGAGTTACAATGACAACCTCAAGGCCGCTGTCGACCAACTAATTGCCGAAAAAAATCCTTTCGATATGGAGACCGGCCTGGCTTTATATAAAAAACATATCTGTCACGCGGCACTGGTATCGTTCGACAAAATCAATCAAGATATCCAAAGGATCATCGATCAAACCGAAAAATCGGTTAATGAAACTCAGCAAAAAGCATCAGAAGCCAGCGATAGTTTTGAGAAAAAATCGATACGCCTGGAAAACATAACGAATTTGGAAGAATTGAAAACCGTACTGTCGGAAATTGCCGGCGAAACAAAGAGCCTGATAGATACCAGCGATCATTTTAAGTCACAACTGGAAGTCGCTAATAAAGAAATGGAACAGCTGCGCAAGGAACTTTCAAAAGTTAAGGAAGCGGCGACTGTCGACGCTCTGACCGGACTATTGAATCGCGGAACATTTGATGAGACGCTAACCAACCTCCTCGAGGAATCGAGCGACAAAGACATTTGCCTGACACTATTGGATCTGGACCACTTCAAGCAGGTCAATGACAAATTCGGACATTTAATCGGCGACAATGTGTTGAAATTCACCGCATCGCTACTGAAAAAGTATAGCGAAAAACATCATTATGTTGCTCGTTACGGGGGTGAGGAACTGGCCATTATCATGCCCGACACTTCATTGTCCGTAGCTCAGGAT
It includes:
- a CDS encoding EAL domain-containing protein, translating into MMPNTGSYRILMVEDDPGDANLVRQALRASRDVHFEIIWSTNLTEAKRQLQDGSLDVVLLDLTLPDSSGLDTVDAVRQAAGTLPLIVLTGNDDSQFALRTLDCGAQDYLVKGRFETDGLVRAIRYAVSRGRLEQRLAETGMHLRTLINALPDIVCFKDGEGRWLEANDFDLKLFGLEHVDYRGKKDSELAVYQDFYKESFLACEASDEKAWQAGVITRVEEDIPRPDGSSRTFEIIKIPLFHDDGRRKGLVVVGRDIDERKQAEARHRLSTRVFETAGEAIMVTDADANIIAVNPAFTRITGYTEAEVQGKNPRLLNSGRYSKSFWAAMWRALQNKGEWAGEIWNRRKNGEMFLEWETISAVRDERGNVTQYIAVFADLSEIRRAQEAAEKLAWRDPLTGLGNRALFLKELEQTLIAASREGRFAGVLLLNLDRFKDINEARGLAIGDELLKTVATRLLDALSDDDLLARLDSDEFAVLLTRQAPTQEAFGREALALAEKLRAELRRGFEVEGELMHLDAAVGIALCSEGNGETAIDILRQADMAMHRAKTEGGGRVVFFETTMGDAVKERFKLEGELRTAIAEGQLKLYLQPQVDSDGIQVGAESLVRWQHPERGLIMPGVFIPLAEATDLIVALDRWMLGSVCRILAELDGEGRSIRLSVNISPRHFERSDFVGEIKRQLMLSGADPTHLVLEVTEGLMIGNLEDVVAKMTILSTMGIHFSMDDFGTGYSSLAYLKRLPIHEIKIDKSFIQDAPTDPNDAALVETILAVAQHLSLQVVAEGVETQAQSDFLKARGRVIYQGYLYGKPEPAESWLQRLRDQ
- a CDS encoding PhnD/SsuA/transferrin family substrate-binding protein, which codes for MKKYAGICKNASCCVGLAFLCVLFESTVLAEPLKIGVLAYRSKDYIQKQYQPLADILNQAIPDCEFSVEAMNYEELEQAVATRQIDFILTNPSHYWLMAYRSGLSAPLATLVKSEGGQALSAFGGVIFTLTDRKELQHLSDLRGKTVAVATPRSLGGYQMQAHELMKNNLYAGQDFKPFVTGMPHDRVIEAVFNGDAEVGFVRSGVLESMALQGKLDMARVQVLNRQDLPDFPAAISTRLFPEWPIASLPHINETLARRVVAALFLLTDNPEVTRQLAIRGFTIPADYTAVADLLRDLRLPPFDSPPRFTLEDVWRRYSLLIISAVVIAALISLLSLSLWRVNKKLQAERRLVLQKSELLTQTRNTLEAIIKGTSSVVGETFFASLVECLANVLNMRFAFVAEIDSSDIRKARTIAFWNGEMVGENFSYDICGTPCENVIKKRISVFSEKVAEYFPDDIWLKQNAVESYVGIPLSDSQGQFLGHMGLMDVKPIDNPEFLLSLLKVFATRAASEMERRRATEQLERKTEALQQSNADLEQFAYSVSHDMRQPLRSIIGHLQFLANDLKGKLDEDGQLNFNFVLEGAKRMDAMIMSLLEFSRVGRKTEAMRRVDSLEVLNESLVVLAAIINESKAIIDIDGEWPQVYASPDEMIRLFQNLIGNAVKYCEGHKPHLEIASKRDNSIWQVRIKDNGIGIDPAQIDRLFAFFSRLQPRTRFEGTGMGLALCRRIVEHHGGRIWAESKGEGYGSLFAFEIPLEPPSIDSKA
- a CDS encoding GGDEF domain-containing protein; this translates as MPFRTDYDYSTEENIQFMHRIVKLMMQHKITPTPINYAVFYEYTASYNDNLKAAVDQLIAEKNPFDMETGLALYKKHICHAALVSFDKINQDIQRIIDQTEKSVNETQQKASEASDSFEKKSIRLENITNLEELKTVLSEIAGETKSLIDTSDHFKSQLEVANKEMEQLRKELSKVKEAATVDALTGLLNRGTFDETLTNLLEESSDKDICLTLLDLDHFKQVNDKFGHLIGDNVLKFTASLLKKYSEKHHYVARYGGEELAIIMPDTSLSVAQDIAEKIRTSLQNSRLKRKNSNESIGTITLSIGIATRKQNDTIESFILRADQALYKAKETGRNKVICEWAMDAISHC